In Mangifera indica cultivar Alphonso chromosome 14, CATAS_Mindica_2.1, whole genome shotgun sequence, the DNA window AGAAAGTAACGACGTCACTTTAGCCCAGCAAGTGATGTGGGTGCTCAATAATGTCGCTTCATCAGTTGGTGATCCAAACCAAAGGCTCGCCTCATGTTTTTTAAGGGCACTCATCTCTAGGGCATCAAGTGTTTGCCTTACCACGATGAATTTCAATAGTAGCGGTACAATTCACAGAAGGCTTATGAGTGTCACTGAGCTAGCCGGGTACGTTGATGTAATCCCTTGGCACCGATTTGGCTTCTGTGCGTCAAATAGTGCCATTTTAAAGGCAATTCAAGGGTATTCAAGAGTCCACATATTAGACTTCAGTATCACTCACTGTATGCAGTGGCCTACTCTCATAGATGCCTTGGCTAAAAGGCCTGAAGGGCCTCCTTCACTCAGAATTACAGTGCCTTCTTACAGGCCGCTAGTCCCTCCCTTGCTCAATGTATCAGCTGAAGAAGTTGGCCTCCGTTTGGGAAATTTCGCCAAGTACAGGGATGTTCCCTTCGAATTTAAAATAATCGATGTCGACGCATCTTCTTGTAAGGACTCCTCTGCATTTCCTTTTGAATCAGTATTAAGCCATTTGACTCCTTCTGAATTGAACCTTAGGAACGATGAGGCTTTGGTAGTAAACTGCCAAAATTGGATACGATATTTGTCCGATGAAACAATTGGAAGTGCTCATGAAGATGCTTCTTTGCGAGACACTTTCTTAGATATAATTAAAGGGCTTAATCCTTGTATCATGATTGTGGTTGATGAGGATTCTGATTTAAGTGCATCTAGTTTGACTTCAAGGATCACTACCTGCTTCAATTACCTATGGATTCCCTTTGATGCCTTAGAAACTTTCTTGCCTAAGGATAGTCACCAAAGGCTAGAGTATGAATCAGATATAGGACACAAGATAGAAAACATTATAAGCTATGAAGGGATTCAAAGGGTAGAGAGGTTAGAATCTGGGGAAAAAATGTCTCAAAGGATGAAAAATGCAGGGTTTTTCAGTATCCCATTTAGTGAAGAGACTATTAGGGAGGTGAAATTCCTGCTAGATGAGCATGCTAGCGGTTGGGGGATGAAGAGAGAAGACGATATGCTTGTGCTCACA includes these proteins:
- the LOC123195932 gene encoding scarecrow-like protein 32, whose translation is MHIKATAPQSMKTEIRPNTMSIPLHNPSLFNATPNSIPRALRGCLGSLDGACIEKLLLHCASALESNDVTLAQQVMWVLNNVASSVGDPNQRLASCFLRALISRASSVCLTTMNFNSSGTIHRRLMSVTELAGYVDVIPWHRFGFCASNSAILKAIQGYSRVHILDFSITHCMQWPTLIDALAKRPEGPPSLRITVPSYRPLVPPLLNVSAEEVGLRLGNFAKYRDVPFEFKIIDVDASSCKDSSAFPFESVLSHLTPSELNLRNDEALVVNCQNWIRYLSDETIGSAHEDASLRDTFLDIIKGLNPCIMIVVDEDSDLSASSLTSRITTCFNYLWIPFDALETFLPKDSHQRLEYESDIGHKIENIISYEGIQRVERLESGEKMSQRMKNAGFFSIPFSEETIREVKFLLDEHASGWGMKREDDMLVLTWKGHNSVFATAWVPNGLED